Within the bacterium genome, the region GTTCTGACGCTAAAAGTTTGAGTGAGGAAAGCGGGAAATTATGCGCTTCCAACACCCCTAAAAATTCCTGTCCAACAGCTCCAGTCGCTCCGGCGATTGCTACGTTATACTGCTTCATCAAAAACCTCAGATTGAATAATAGACTGATATAATACCCGCAAATAAGCTACCAACCATCAGATTCAGTTTCAAACAGGTCGCTAACGTTAATCTTTACGTTTCCTAGTGAATGTGCGGGCAATCGTTTCAGACTGAAAAACCTAGTAACAATCGCAGCCTACCCTGGTAGAGTTAGGTGGAATTAAAAAGATGATGGTGAGGTAGAGGAAACAATACGCCGCCCAAGCGATCTGCTTCACCATCGACTAAATTTCCGATACGGCGAGATCCATATCTATGAAAAGATTTCTAAAAAGCAGACGCGAAATGGGGTTCACCCTGATTGAAATCATGATTGTCATCCTGATTATCGGCATACTGTTAGTTATCGCCGTACCGAATTTCATACTATCACGTGATAAAAGCCAAAACAATGCCTGCCAGGATAACCTATGGAAAATTGAAGGCGCTAAGGAGCAATGGGCGCTTGAAAACAATAAAGGTAACGGTGATACCCCCCTTCTAGCAACTTTAACTGCACTGTATTTAAAAAAATCCGCAACTTGCCCAGCTGGCGGTACTTATAGCCCTGGGGCTGTGGGCTCTTTCTCAACCTGCTCCAAACGCGGAACTCACGTTATTCCTTAACCTAATCGTTGATACAATTCGCCAGGCAGGTATAATCAAAATTATCTTGAATTGTGGAGGGTCATGAATTGTTAGAAAGAAATCGACCAACTACAATTAATGCAATGGCGCTTTTGAACGTCGCGATAGGCGTTGCAGCGGGATTTG harbors:
- a CDS encoding prepilin-type N-terminal cleavage/methylation domain-containing protein, whose product is MKRFLKSRREMGFTLIEIMIVILIIGILLVIAVPNFILSRDKSQNNACQDNLWKIEGAKEQWALENNKGNGDTPLLATLTALYLKKSATCPAGGTYSPGAVGSFSTCSKRGTHVIP